One window of Catonella massiliensis genomic DNA carries:
- a CDS encoding AAA family ATPase: MLIQFTVENHRSIKNSVVISLAASKDKSFDEYLLHPDEKKALLPVLAIYGANAAGKSNVLHAMMTMKEMVVGNAAKVSKGQKLPWEPFGGTKVPTSFEMVFIFQGVRYTYGFSFDVKKIYKEYLYHWPNGREALIFSRENGVYEFRENVNEQVTLSNRTPDNKLYLVSSNDWNLPQTENAYRWFLEKLTFLMDEEPATSETVAQIVSGDDKKARILKELLLADLGITDVTIKNTSGKIPAITTTHRIINEDGTTEYFQLLMEQESVGTQHFFARIGGWLQALENGALLVVDEIEDSLHPLLTKRLIEMVQDKAVNTKGAQLIFTTHDAMLLDLNFFRRDQIWFAEKNDETCATELYSLASFSPRKGENVRKGYLQGRFGAIPFIGGDA; the protein is encoded by the coding sequence ATGCTGATTCAGTTTACAGTTGAAAATCACAGGTCAATAAAGAACAGTGTCGTGATCAGCCTTGCGGCCTCTAAGGATAAGTCATTTGATGAGTATCTGCTTCATCCGGATGAAAAGAAGGCATTGCTGCCCGTACTTGCAATTTACGGTGCAAATGCAGCAGGAAAAAGTAACGTATTACATGCAATGATGACAATGAAAGAAATGGTTGTGGGAAATGCTGCAAAAGTTTCTAAGGGACAAAAGTTGCCGTGGGAGCCGTTTGGAGGAACAAAGGTTCCGACTTCTTTTGAAATGGTATTTATTTTTCAGGGAGTTCGTTACACATACGGTTTTTCTTTTGATGTAAAGAAGATTTACAAAGAGTATCTTTACCATTGGCCGAATGGACGTGAAGCCTTAATTTTTTCAAGAGAAAATGGAGTGTATGAGTTCCGGGAAAATGTAAATGAGCAGGTTACTCTGAGTAACCGAACACCGGACAATAAGCTCTATCTGGTGTCCTCTAATGACTGGAATCTGCCTCAGACGGAAAATGCTTATCGGTGGTTTCTGGAAAAGTTGACATTCCTGATGGATGAAGAGCCAGCTACCTCAGAAACTGTTGCCCAGATTGTCAGCGGTGATGATAAGAAAGCTCGAATCTTAAAAGAATTGCTGCTTGCCGATCTTGGAATCACCGATGTTACAATCAAGAACACCTCTGGTAAAATACCGGCTATTACGACAACACATCGAATCATTAACGAGGACGGTACAACAGAATACTTTCAGCTTTTAATGGAGCAGGAATCTGTCGGTACACAACACTTTTTTGCCCGCATCGGAGGATGGTTGCAGGCACTTGAAAACGGCGCACTTTTAGTTGTTGATGAAATTGAAGATAGTCTGCATCCTCTTTTAACCAAAAGGCTGATTGAAATGGTGCAGGATAAGGCTGTCAATACAAAGGGAGCGCAGCTGATTTTTACAACACACGATGCAATGCTGCTTGACTTGAATTTCTTCCGAAGAGATCAGATTTGGTTTGCTGAAAAAAACGATGAGACTTGTGCAACAGAGCTTTACTCGTTGGCATCTTTCTCTCCAAGAAAAGGAGAAAATGTGCGTAAGGGTTATCTTCAGGGACGATTTGGTGCAATCCCTTTTATCGGAGGTGACGCCTGA
- a CDS encoding SemiSWEET family transporter, whose product MTLKQKINTLVGSIGAFMGVFVFIAYIPQIIANLNGNKAQPLQPLMAAASCLLWVIYGWTKEPKKDIILIIPNATGVILGFLTFLTAL is encoded by the coding sequence ATGACATTGAAACAGAAGATTAATACTTTGGTTGGATCAATTGGTGCATTTATGGGAGTTTTTGTTTTTATAGCTTATATACCACAGATTATAGCGAACTTAAACGGCAACAAAGCACAGCCTTTACAGCCACTGATGGCGGCGGCTTCCTGTCTGCTTTGGGTAATATATGGATGGACTAAGGAGCCTAAAAAGGATATTATTCTTATTATACCTAATGCAACAGGTGTTATACTTGGATTTTTGACATTTTTGACTGCTTTATAA
- a CDS encoding ABC-2 transporter permease, with product MTALILKDIATMKKTLMSTLVICFAIVFFGSYEKSIVMIPLICTVMPLILTAIAFGYDTNSKFEQFAFSMPIKRSSFVLSKLFFAFCFGLVGGITVFTLLSINGKVRFEIIVLSSIVTLISSIFMSAIQLPFVFKFGAEKSRLIMLITYFVVFVIFSMLKEASGLLSKVQGVLKNFSLTDVYCGLILAGLIIIAICLKISIRIMEKKEY from the coding sequence ATGACTGCACTGATATTAAAAGATATAGCTACTATGAAAAAGACATTAATGTCCACGCTTGTAATCTGTTTTGCTATTGTATTTTTTGGATCATATGAAAAATCTATTGTTATGATTCCTCTTATTTGTACAGTAATGCCTCTCATTTTAACAGCAATAGCATTCGGATATGATACAAATTCAAAGTTTGAGCAATTCGCATTTTCGATGCCAATTAAGAGAAGCAGTTTTGTGCTTAGTAAATTATTTTTTGCCTTTTGTTTTGGATTGGTTGGGGGGATTACAGTATTTACCTTGCTAAGTATAAATGGGAAAGTAAGATTTGAAATTATAGTATTGAGTTCAATTGTTACTTTGATATCAAGCATTTTTATGTCAGCGATTCAGCTGCCTTTTGTGTTTAAATTTGGTGCTGAAAAGAGTAGGCTTATAATGCTAATAACATATTTTGTAGTCTTTGTCATATTTTCAATGCTTAAAGAAGCATCAGGTTTACTTTCGAAAGTGCAGGGAGTTCTAAAGAACTTTTCCCTGACTGATGTATATTGTGGCTTAATACTGGCGGGACTAATAATCATTGCAATTTGCCTAAAGATATCCATAAGAATTATGGAGAAGAAGGAATATTAA
- a CDS encoding RloB family protein — MSKMRKEYDPNKVKWRKRKPIVYIICEGKETETLYFKHFRSRNCLVDIIPIPSKHKAAEHLVKHAKSLISQADYYPKDGDQLWCVFDCDDNKDSELQAAISYSEEHGYKIAYSNPAFEYWYLLHFEKRNGYLKDSAMVIDILKNKGYLENYGKSVDVFEELLEHQPEAIQYAKERVERLTRDQVAVICRDSNPVTTVYELVEFLNSKRT, encoded by the coding sequence ATGAGCAAGATGCGAAAAGAGTATGATCCGAACAAAGTTAAGTGGCGGAAGCGTAAACCGATTGTTTATATCATCTGCGAAGGAAAAGAAACAGAGACGCTTTATTTCAAACATTTTCGTTCACGAAACTGCCTGGTGGATATTATCCCAATTCCATCAAAACATAAAGCGGCGGAACATTTGGTGAAACACGCAAAATCTCTGATCTCCCAAGCGGATTATTATCCGAAAGACGGAGATCAGCTTTGGTGTGTATTTGACTGTGATGATAATAAAGACTCTGAGCTTCAAGCTGCAATTTCCTATTCGGAAGAGCATGGGTACAAAATCGCATATTCCAATCCGGCATTTGAATATTGGTATCTGCTCCATTTTGAAAAACGGAATGGATATTTGAAAGATTCTGCTATGGTAATTGACATCTTGAAAAACAAAGGATATTTGGAAAATTACGGAAAAAGTGTGGATGTTTTTGAAGAATTGCTGGAACACCAGCCAGAAGCTATTCAGTACGCAAAAGAACGAGTGGAGAGATTAACCAGAGATCAGGTTGCTGTGATCTGCCGAGACAGTAATCCGGTAACGACAGTCTATGAGCTGGTTGAATTTTTGAATAGTAAAAGAACATAA
- a CDS encoding DUF4300 family protein, which translates to MRKYKKITALCLCALLAFGVTACGSKQENKEASKGASKEIAKEVSQNASKEASKEVSKEVSQEVSKDASNEVSKVTSAEETNAETVYSNMANKASAEEVKEALLAYLNKDSVDYYMKQVNEYNEIVGSVGLQGDFTKFGKTEYDVEKISNLWKEKKGDFVGTNCRLNTFFLLKNNIKVPSIKSDGELLFLDNDSIDKGKLFDKKDKEAFNVLFSRVKTEATEDVKVHAKNMEKYFSKIKFDENARMLSVVLHDNLDGDYLFVGHVGVMVPYKGGYLFVEKLTFEEPYQAIKFATKEECYKYLQGKYADYTGEGLAKPFVMDNGKMVEVE; encoded by the coding sequence ATGAGAAAATATAAGAAAATTACTGCACTCTGCCTCTGTGCCTTGCTTGCATTTGGAGTAACAGCCTGTGGCAGCAAACAAGAGAATAAAGAGGCATCTAAAGGGGCATCGAAAGAAATAGCAAAGGAAGTATCGCAAAATGCATCTAAAGAAGCTTCCAAGGAGGTTTCTAAAGAAGTTTCACAAGAAGTCAGCAAAGATGCTTCCAATGAGGTATCCAAAGTAACATCCGCTGAGGAAACAAACGCTGAGACGGTCTACTCAAATATGGCAAACAAAGCTAGTGCCGAGGAAGTCAAGGAGGCACTTTTGGCCTACCTAAATAAGGATAGTGTTGACTATTATATGAAGCAGGTAAACGAGTACAACGAAATAGTTGGAAGCGTTGGACTTCAGGGAGATTTTACGAAGTTTGGTAAAACAGAGTATGATGTAGAGAAAATAAGCAACCTTTGGAAAGAAAAGAAGGGGGATTTTGTTGGAACAAACTGCAGGCTTAACACCTTCTTTTTGCTAAAGAACAACATAAAAGTTCCAAGTATAAAAAGTGATGGAGAGCTATTGTTTTTAGACAATGACTCGATAGATAAGGGAAAGCTCTTTGATAAGAAGGACAAGGAGGCTTTCAATGTACTGTTCTCAAGAGTAAAGACTGAGGCTACTGAAGATGTTAAGGTTCACGCTAAAAATATGGAAAAATACTTTTCAAAAATCAAGTTTGATGAAAATGCGAGAATGCTCTCTGTAGTACTGCACGATAACCTTGACGGAGATTATCTCTTTGTAGGACATGTCGGAGTTATGGTACCTTACAAAGGTGGATATTTATTTGTGGAAAAGTTAACCTTTGAAGAGCCTTATCAGGCAATAAAGTTTGCGACAAAAGAAGAATGCTACAAGTATCTTCAGGGGAAATACGCTGATTATACAGGTGAAGGGCTTGCAAAGCCTTTTGTAATGGATAATGGAAAGATGGTTGAGGTAGAATAA
- a CDS encoding ABC transporter ATP-binding protein, with translation MSDYAIEIKNLVKKFDGFTLGPIDFCIPKGTIVGYIGQNGAGKSTTIKLLLGLLHKDSGEIRVLGEENTDSIALKDRLGVVFDDLLFPREMNITDIEKFCSRIYTKWDKECFNKLKIKFDLPEKQVINNYSRGMKMKLSMAIALSHNAELLILDEATSGLDPIVREEILDLLLDFMQDENHTILISSHILSDLEKVADYISFINFGKILFFETKDDLKENYGICTLSNEEVNDIDEAAIVGRRVHSFGQELLVKRNLVPDGIKLQKPSIEDIMIYFVKGERK, from the coding sequence ATGAGTGATTATGCTATTGAAATTAAAAATCTGGTAAAAAAGTTTGATGGGTTTACTCTAGGACCTATAGATTTTTGTATACCTAAGGGAACTATAGTGGGATACATAGGTCAAAATGGTGCAGGTAAAAGTACAACCATCAAGCTCTTGTTAGGACTGCTTCATAAGGATTCAGGCGAAATAAGAGTATTGGGAGAAGAAAATACTGATAGTATCGCGCTTAAAGACAGGCTGGGAGTGGTCTTTGATGACTTACTATTTCCTCGGGAAATGAATATTACTGATATAGAGAAGTTCTGTTCAAGAATATATACAAAGTGGGATAAAGAGTGCTTTAATAAATTAAAGATTAAATTTGATTTACCTGAGAAACAAGTTATAAATAATTATTCTCGTGGTATGAAAATGAAATTATCGATGGCGATTGCCCTATCACACAATGCAGAGCTTTTGATATTGGATGAAGCTACAAGTGGCTTAGATCCGATTGTTAGAGAAGAGATTTTGGATTTACTTCTTGATTTTATGCAGGATGAAAATCACACAATCCTTATCTCTTCACACATACTCTCTGATTTGGAAAAGGTTGCAGACTATATTAGCTTTATTAATTTTGGTAAGATACTTTTTTTTGAAACGAAGGATGATTTGAAGGAGAATTACGGTATATGTACACTGTCAAATGAAGAAGTAAATGATATAGATGAAGCAGCAATAGTGGGAAGGAGAGTACATTCCTTTGGACAGGAGCTGCTTGTAAAGAGGAATCTCGTGCCAGATGGAATCAAGTTACAAAAGCCATCTATTGAAGATATTATGATATATTTTGTGAAAGGAGAGAGAAAATAA
- a CDS encoding glutamate decarboxylase: MSKKVSKLNRKSSEHIGDLLASMNTDTRYLTPIFGTLASDVEMPNKKLNKEPVEPQVAAEIIREYLKAEGNATQNLATFCQTYMEPTATQLMAENFEKNAIDKDEYPMTADLENRCVDIIGDLWHMDPKEEPLGTSTVGSSEACMLGGLAMLFRWKHLADKAGLDRYKKRPNLVISSGYQVCWEKFCRYWDIEMRTVPLDMEHLSLNMDTVMDYVDDYTIGIIAILGITYTGRYDDVKALDKLVEGYNKKNTKLPIRIHVDAASGGMVAPFIEPELEWDFRLKNVWSISTSGHKYGLVYPGVGWVIWRSKEALPEELIFWVSYLGGEEATMAINFSRSASQIVGQYYMLLRNGFNGYKEIHQRTIDVARYMASEIKKMGIFEILEDAKQIPIVCWRLKKDANVNWTLYDLEDRLRMHGWMIPAYPMPENIADVDVQRLVIRQDFGMPLAILCINEMKKQIEILNGSRVVVLDKEKEVKPGKSFDHSGR; encoded by the coding sequence ATGAGTAAGAAAGTATCAAAATTAAATAGGAAAAGTAGTGAACACATAGGGGATTTGCTTGCATCTATGAACACAGATACAAGATACCTTACACCAATCTTTGGAACGCTGGCAAGTGATGTAGAAATGCCAAATAAAAAGCTAAACAAGGAGCCTGTCGAGCCACAGGTAGCAGCTGAGATTATCAGGGAATACTTAAAGGCTGAAGGAAATGCCACACAGAACCTTGCCACATTCTGCCAGACTTATATGGAGCCTACAGCTACTCAGTTGATGGCAGAAAACTTTGAAAAAAATGCTATAGATAAGGATGAATATCCTATGACTGCTGACCTTGAGAACCGCTGTGTAGATATAATTGGAGATTTGTGGCATATGGATCCAAAGGAAGAGCCTTTGGGTACATCAACGGTTGGTTCCTCTGAAGCCTGCATGCTCGGTGGACTTGCAATGCTATTTAGATGGAAGCATCTGGCCGATAAAGCAGGTCTTGACAGGTATAAGAAGCGTCCAAACCTCGTAATCTCTTCAGGATATCAGGTATGCTGGGAGAAGTTCTGTAGGTATTGGGATATAGAGATGAGAACCGTACCTCTTGATATGGAGCATTTATCACTGAATATGGATACCGTTATGGACTATGTTGATGACTACACCATAGGTATAATCGCTATATTGGGTATAACTTACACGGGAAGATATGATGATGTCAAGGCTCTTGATAAGCTAGTTGAAGGATATAACAAGAAGAATACAAAACTTCCTATCCGTATACACGTTGACGCCGCATCAGGCGGAATGGTTGCACCATTTATCGAGCCTGAACTGGAATGGGATTTTAGGCTTAAAAACGTATGGTCAATAAGTACTTCAGGTCATAAATACGGTTTGGTGTATCCGGGTGTAGGCTGGGTAATATGGCGTTCTAAGGAGGCTCTTCCTGAAGAACTTATCTTCTGGGTTAGTTACCTTGGTGGTGAAGAGGCTACTATGGCAATAAACTTCTCTCGTAGTGCTTCTCAGATTGTGGGTCAGTACTACATGCTCCTTAGAAACGGCTTTAATGGATATAAGGAGATTCACCAGCGTACTATAGATGTAGCAAGGTATATGGCTTCTGAAATCAAGAAAATGGGAATCTTTGAAATACTGGAAGATGCTAAACAGATTCCTATCGTGTGCTGGAGGCTTAAAAAAGATGCAAATGTTAACTGGACACTATATGACCTTGAAGACAGGCTGCGTATGCATGGCTGGATGATACCTGCATATCCTATGCCTGAAAATATAGCTGATGTAGATGTACAGCGGCTCGTTATTCGTCAGGATTTTGGTATGCCTCTTGCAATCCTTTGCATAAATGAAATGAAGAAGCAGATTGAAATATTAAACGGCTCACGCGTTGTCGTATTAGACAAGGAAAAGGAAGTAAAGCCAGGAAAAAGCTTTGATCATAGCGGACGATAA
- a CDS encoding ATP-binding protein, translating to MVYFKRKIDGFLADWKNNHSRKPLIVKGARQIGKTESILHFANENYENVVYINFALDKKYTTIVNDGYDVETVVKNITLINPSTRFIPDKTLIVFDEIQEYPDIATSLKAFNLDKRYDVICSGSMLGINYRKIHSNSVGSKTDYEMFSMDFEEFLWAKGYEDKAINSILEHMISLTPFSETELSVYKSLFLDYCVLGGMPDVIKGYIKTGTFSQSLEIQGQIRLDYEEDVRKYAEGLDQAKIISVYRSIPAQLAKENKKFQFSIIDKKARSREYTGCIEWLIDAGVVTECKCLNYPELPLKGNVDNSKYKLYYPDTGLLISTLDEEAQEDLRVNKNLGVYKGALYENFVAEAFVKQGLGLFYYKKDNSTLEEDFFVRSKNELIPVEVKSNNDSSKSLNALIKNDRYADIKHGIKLGDFNIGYTNNIYTFPYFCAFMLKAYLHKWD from the coding sequence ATGGTGTATTTTAAGCGAAAAATAGATGGATTCTTAGCGGATTGGAAGAACAATCACTCACGCAAGCCTCTAATAGTAAAAGGGGCAAGGCAGATAGGCAAAACAGAATCGATATTACATTTTGCAAATGAAAACTACGAGAATGTAGTGTATATTAACTTTGCGTTAGATAAGAAATATACTACCATAGTTAACGATGGATATGATGTAGAGACTGTAGTAAAAAACATTACCCTAATAAATCCAAGCACAAGATTTATCCCAGATAAAACTTTGATTGTCTTTGATGAAATTCAGGAATATCCTGATATCGCAACATCTCTTAAGGCCTTTAACTTAGATAAGAGATATGATGTGATATGCAGTGGCTCAATGCTTGGAATCAATTACAGGAAGATACATAGTAATAGCGTTGGCAGTAAAACAGATTATGAAATGTTTTCAATGGACTTTGAAGAGTTCTTGTGGGCAAAGGGCTATGAAGATAAGGCTATAAATAGTATATTAGAACATATGATTAGCCTTACTCCATTTAGTGAGACGGAACTTTCAGTGTATAAATCACTATTTCTTGATTACTGTGTCCTTGGTGGAATGCCTGATGTAATAAAGGGCTATATTAAGACAGGCACGTTTTCGCAGTCGCTTGAGATTCAAGGGCAGATTAGACTAGACTATGAGGAGGATGTGAGAAAATATGCTGAAGGACTAGATCAGGCAAAAATTATAAGTGTTTACAGAAGTATTCCGGCACAGCTTGCAAAGGAGAATAAGAAATTTCAATTTAGTATAATTGATAAGAAAGCAAGGTCGAGGGAATACACAGGATGTATAGAATGGCTTATTGATGCAGGCGTTGTTACAGAGTGTAAATGCTTAAATTATCCTGAACTGCCTCTAAAGGGAAATGTAGACAATAGTAAGTACAAGTTATATTATCCTGATACCGGATTGCTGATATCCACTCTTGATGAAGAGGCACAGGAGGATTTGAGGGTAAATAAGAATCTTGGTGTATATAAAGGGGCGCTTTATGAGAACTTTGTTGCAGAAGCCTTTGTAAAGCAGGGACTAGGATTGTTCTACTACAAGAAAGATAATTCAACATTGGAAGAGGATTTTTTTGTAAGGTCAAAAAATGAACTAATTCCAGTTGAGGTTAAATCCAATAATGACAGTTCAAAATCCCTAAATGCCTTAATAAAAAATGATAGGTACGCAGACATAAAACATGGCATAAAACTAGGAGATTTCAATATAGGTTATACCAACAATATATATACATTTCCGTATTTCTGTGCATTTATGCTAAAGGCATATCTTCATAAATGGGATTAA
- a CDS encoding GntR family transcriptional regulator, with translation MNIQINNSSDDPIYLQIKNQIKVQIISGDLKVGEQLPSIRFLAKELRVSMITAKRAFDELELEGFINSVQGKGNFVAAQNKELIREEYLKRIEEQLQEIVKLSEIAGISGDELTQMLKDYVEGRYE, from the coding sequence ATGAATATTCAAATTAATAACTCAAGTGATGATCCGATTTATTTGCAAATAAAGAATCAGATTAAGGTGCAGATAATTTCGGGAGATTTGAAAGTAGGAGAACAATTGCCGTCAATTCGTTTTTTGGCAAAAGAACTCAGAGTAAGCATGATTACAGCCAAGCGAGCCTTTGATGAACTGGAACTTGAGGGCTTTATCAATTCAGTTCAGGGAAAGGGTAATTTTGTTGCGGCACAAAATAAAGAGCTGATTCGTGAGGAATACTTAAAGCGTATTGAAGAACAGTTGCAAGAGATAGTAAAACTCTCCGAAATTGCAGGAATATCAGGCGATGAACTGACTCAGATGTTAAAGGACTATGTGGAGGGACGATATGAGTGA
- a CDS encoding YdcF family protein, with translation MLYIITGVILLVFVFSMLRDNRSLWNPALLIVGLVFSYISLLQILFDNDMMNVYSFTMLAGFLGIPFLILLSGIFLVYNGFILLKREGKSKVNFLSLAMGILIILFFVVMFIHEYGVSNYNLYNKNWYNIFFRFFIYSYLIFDFAFAGFLLYSLLYNFIPKRKHYDFIIIHGAGLLNGERVTPLLKRRIDKAVQAFKKSKNPDVKLIASGGKGIDEKISEAHAILNYLMEETDVPRGAILLEEESKTTYENLLFSKKIGESLVSNPTFLFVTNDYHVFRTSTYAKKIGLKGDGLGCSTASYYLPSAFIREYVALCVKMKWMFAGFYLLLLISIYFSYRGILW, from the coding sequence ATGTTATACATTATAACGGGAGTTATCCTTTTAGTATTTGTCTTTTCAATGCTCAGGGATAATAGAAGCCTTTGGAATCCGGCCCTTCTTATTGTAGGGCTGGTATTTTCATATATATCGTTACTTCAGATACTATTTGATAATGATATGATGAATGTTTACTCATTTACGATGCTTGCCGGATTTTTAGGTATTCCATTTCTTATATTACTTAGCGGAATTTTCCTTGTATACAACGGGTTTATACTGCTAAAGCGTGAAGGGAAGTCTAAGGTGAACTTCCTGTCGCTTGCAATGGGTATTCTCATCATTTTGTTTTTTGTGGTAATGTTTATTCACGAATATGGAGTTAGTAATTACAACCTGTATAACAAAAATTGGTATAACATTTTTTTCCGGTTTTTTATATATTCTTATTTGATTTTTGACTTTGCCTTTGCAGGTTTTTTGCTTTATTCCTTACTTTACAACTTTATTCCTAAGAGGAAACACTATGACTTTATCATTATTCATGGTGCAGGCCTATTAAACGGTGAAAGAGTAACTCCACTCTTAAAGAGGCGGATAGATAAGGCAGTACAAGCATTTAAGAAGTCAAAAAATCCTGATGTGAAGTTAATAGCAAGCGGCGGGAAAGGTATAGATGAGAAGATATCCGAAGCGCATGCTATACTGAATTATCTGATGGAAGAGACAGATGTGCCAAGAGGAGCTATTTTGCTTGAAGAAGAGTCTAAGACGACTTATGAAAATCTTCTCTTTTCTAAGAAAATAGGCGAGAGCTTAGTCTCTAATCCTACTTTTCTCTTTGTTACAAATGATTACCATGTATTTAGAACAAGTACCTATGCTAAAAAGATAGGGCTAAAGGGAGATGGATTGGGGTGCTCCACAGCCTCTTACTACCTGCCATCAGCCTTCATAAGAGAGTATGTGGCTCTTTGTGTAAAGATGAAATGGATGTTTGCAGGCTTCTACCTGCTCTTGCTTATTTCCATTTATTTTTCTTACCGTGGTATACTGTGGTGA
- a CDS encoding ATP-binding protein: MKDNKRLKERNIYLNKLIAFKDTEPVKVITGIRRCGKSSLLKLMQEHLLNTGIDKEQIIAINFESLEFQEMSYKDFYKYVSERIAKNKKSYLFFDELQRIDQWENAVNSFRVDFDCDIYITGSNSYLLSSEYSTYLSGRYIEIKIYPLSFGEFIDFHGYRLKTYNTPIGTVKYRAVDDNEEITELRDLFEAYMGYGGMPGIADVGLDQDRALTILDGIYSTVVVRDILEREKRRGQRQITDAELLRKIILFLADNIGNNTSLNSVSNTLVSEKLLQNGGKQGKPATQTISSYVGALKESYMFYDVKRFDIKGKEYLRTLGKYYIVDIGLRNYLLGFRDRDRGHTLENVVYFELLRQGYDVAIGKIDSLEVDFVAASADEKIYIQVTESMLNEEVRERELKPLQKIPNNYRKLVLTLEQSLDTEYEGIQVKGIVEWLVKGYNDERKYS; the protein is encoded by the coding sequence ATGAAAGATAATAAAAGATTAAAAGAGCGTAATATATATCTTAATAAGCTGATTGCATTTAAGGATACAGAGCCTGTAAAGGTCATAACGGGAATTAGAAGATGTGGTAAGTCTAGTCTTCTGAAGCTAATGCAGGAACATCTTTTGAATACCGGTATAGATAAAGAACAGATTATAGCTATTAATTTTGAATCTCTGGAATTTCAAGAAATGAGCTATAAGGATTTTTATAAATATGTTAGTGAGAGAATTGCTAAGAATAAGAAAAGCTATTTATTCTTTGATGAGCTTCAAAGAATAGATCAATGGGAAAATGCAGTAAATTCTTTTAGAGTTGATTTTGACTGTGATATATACATAACAGGCTCTAACTCCTACCTGTTGTCGTCGGAGTACTCTACATATTTATCGGGTAGATATATAGAGATTAAAATTTACCCATTATCATTTGGAGAATTTATCGATTTTCATGGCTATAGACTAAAAACATATAATACTCCGATTGGTACGGTAAAATACAGAGCGGTAGATGATAATGAAGAAATCACAGAGCTTAGGGATTTGTTTGAAGCATATATGGGATATGGCGGAATGCCGGGGATTGCAGATGTTGGACTGGATCAAGATAGGGCTCTTACGATTCTTGACGGTATATATTCGACTGTAGTTGTAAGGGATATTCTAGAGAGGGAAAAAAGAAGGGGACAGAGACAGATAACTGATGCAGAACTCCTAAGAAAGATAATACTGTTTTTGGCGGATAATATTGGCAACAATACATCGCTAAATTCAGTAAGTAATACATTAGTATCCGAGAAACTGCTTCAAAACGGTGGAAAACAGGGTAAGCCTGCGACTCAGACAATATCTTCGTATGTTGGGGCACTCAAGGAATCTTATATGTTTTATGATGTTAAGCGGTTTGACATAAAAGGAAAAGAATACTTGAGGACGCTAGGTAAATACTATATTGTAGATATTGGTTTGAGAAATTATCTGCTGGGATTTAGAGACAGGGATAGAGGGCATACCTTAGAAAATGTAGTTTACTTTGAACTCTTGAGGCAGGGTTACGATGTAGCAATAGGGAAAATTGATAGCCTTGAGGTAGATTTTGTAGCTGCAAGTGCAGATGAAAAAATCTATATTCAAGTAACGGAGAGCATGCTAAATGAGGAGGTTAGGGAAAGGGAATTAAAACCATTACAAAAAATTCCTAATAATTACAGGAAACTGGTCCTTACTTTAGAACAATCACTTGATACAGAATACGAAGGTATACAGGTAAAAGGTATTGTAGAGTGGCTGGTGAAAGGATATAATGATGAAAGAAAATACTCTTAG